Genomic window (Myxocyprinus asiaticus isolate MX2 ecotype Aquarium Trade chromosome 50, UBuf_Myxa_2, whole genome shotgun sequence):
acttgagtGAAACCTAAAATATTCTTTCTCTCACTTTCAGAGGAAATAGCCAAGCACAAGGGTCCTCCGGTGTTCATGCAGGCTGAGCGTTATAAAATGATCCGGGCGATAAAATGGGTGGATGAAATCGTAGAGGGGGCGCCGTATGTCACCACGCTGGCAACGCTGGACAAATACAACTGTGATTTCTGCGTGCATGGAGGTGAGGGGCCACTTATAGACGCCTACAGCCACAGCATAATCACTCTAACATTTTTAAGGGGCCATTGTAGCATTTTATTCCTTTAAGTTCACTTATTATGTTTGTCAAATCATAATTTACcttttcattaacattttccacTTTTTCTTTGACCCTTAGAAATTAAACAGGTTTATATCGCTACTGCATCTTTTAAGACTTctaaatgacctctgttatgattaGCTAACCTCTACATTCTTGGGTAGTTCACACTATGTATATATGAGAGATATGCATTGTGGACGTTAAAGTATGTCTAAATAGTACATCAAACACgtatatttcaaaagagcaacAAAACACTGGATTTCatgatatggcccctttaaaacGTAACTGTATCAAAATTATACTGAATTTGAGTTGAATatgaaattatttcatttattttggtagaTGACATCACCTTAACCGTAGATGGAAAGGATACTTATGACGAGGTGAAGAGAATGGGCAGATACAGGTAAATGAAAGAGGCCCTAAGACAGACACTTGTGGTACACCACTGAACTTGTAGCCAAAAGTAGATGTTTTGGTTGTCTTATGCATTGTGTGTGTCCACAGGGAGTGCAAACGCACACAGGGAGTGTCAACGACAGACCTGGTGGGTCGTATGCTCTTGTTGACAAAAGCGCACCACAGTAACATTGTGAGTATACTTTATGTGTGTGGATATGCATTACAAAATTCTGTTTCATTCCAACAATGCCTAATCCAgaattttcctctctctctcaggaTAACACAGCCTACCAACTGCACACAGATAACTTTGGGAAGGTGAGTTGATGTTTTCACAGCTTACATTCAGATTCACAATGTTATTAAGTAGTAGAACATGTTTTAATCTGTTGTCATACTCATACTAGAGGTCAGGATGcatcttaaagtcaacattaaatcacaaatgatattattttctttcttaatacatgtttctgctgttattgtgcatgattcatgaGTGCATGTGTTTCTAAAGAAAAAATAGTTTGTTTTCAtaatatttcataaaaatgtaatcaatcaGATGCAACTTCTCTATATAACTAAGGGAATGTGGGTGGAGTAAAATAAAATGAACTGTCAATAAAACGCATAATAACATCAAACCTTTTGTTAGGTGACATTAGAGGTGCAAAAATTGCACATATAAATTTTCAATACGTTTCGAAATGCAACAGTTGGTTTATGTTGTTTTGAATTCTAGTAGCGGAACATACTGTACTGTGCATAACTGAAATGTATGATTTAATCTGTGGTATGTATTAAAAAACTGATATAAATCAGTAActtgaatattttttaatgtgaaaCAATTTTCTCATTTATCTCTTTAGGGCCCTAAAGGTCATAGTCCTTGGACTGGCGTCTCTCAGTTCCTTCAAACATCTCAAAAAATCATCCAGTTTGCCTCAGGAAAAGAGCCAGAGCCGGGAGACACAATCATATATGTGGCCGGCGCTTTTGACCTCTTCCGTATCcttataattctgtcatttactcaccctcactgtCTCTTTCAAGAAGGGAGTTcatgttgtgtctgtgtgtatttatGGGTGTTTTGGTTGTAGCCTTTACTGTTTGTACCATAAAGACATTGGTCATGTGGATTTCCTAGAGACCGTTCACAAACAAGCAAAGAAGCCTTACGTCATTGTCGGATTGCATTTTGACCAGGTGTGTTTCAAATACACGTGCACCTTGAACAGCTCTTTGCCATTATATTTCTCTGAACAAACTTTGCTGAAAGGCATAGATATAgctgtttgtttttaatgtttgtaacAAATATACATGAACTTTGATAATACAAAACCTCATGTGAACCAGGAAGAATGGAAGTTTAAATTCCATGACAACACACATTTTACAGATTTCTTTAAAATCCTGGTGTCAGGGGGAACTAAAATTCGCCCAAAAAGGATGTTCATAATGTTCATTATATGCACACATTTTGCATATATTTCATCAGATATATCTGTATCCCATGCAGGTGAAATTATGTCTAGTTTAGTCTTTTTCACTCTAAGAAACCACCCTTAGAAAGCATCTCCTATTCAGATTTCATactgattttgctttttttttttttttttaatctaccagATTTTATACTATATTTGTTATTTTCATTACTTTTAATGTTGTTATTTGTTTACCTAAATGTGTGCATAGTTTTAAAATAGCCAGATTACAAGTGCTGACTCCGTGTTTTGTAGGAAGTGAACCGCTACAAAGGGAAGAACTACCCCATCATGAATGTTCATGAGAGAACTTTGAGTGTGCTGGCCTGCCGAgtgagcgcacacacacacacacacacacacacacacacaccacacactaaAGGAATACTTTCTGCCTCCTCCAATCAAATCACAGCATTGTGCATGCACTACTTCCTGTTCCAATCCCATTTTATTACAGTATGTCTTGGTATTCTTAACACTATTATCACAAAACAATACACCACTgttctctgagagagagagagagagagatagaaagattATGAAAAGAAGAATGTAAGGCAGTGAGAGGGAGGGCAAGGAGAAAAATCTTTACTAAAACAGAAACATTTCAAAGTCAAGAGAGCAGACAGCAGAGACTGAGAATAGtctttgattttgttttattccgtATGATTATTGCATGCCTATTAAAAATCAAATCCAGCCAACAATCTCAATACCTTGAGCTAATCCAGACCATATCCCAGTTCACAAACCCTCTCAACCATCCAAAGCACACAGTCTCTCATGGCTCAGATACAAAACAGCATACCTAAAGTATGATGTAGCATTCAGAGAGAACCCACACTGTCAGTATCAGAAAAATGTAGTGAAACTCAAGACCTCCCTTACACTGAAATATCAATGAAAACCACAATCGAATGCATTCCTGAATGCATGCATCTCCAATAAACAACCAGAGTTTAATAATCCTCATCTGTTTCCTTTTGCCTTTGGAATTTTAGAACTTCATTTGGTGGTTCTGATTTGGGAGCCTTTAGAAATTAATTTAAGAAGTTAGAAAACATATAAAACTTAGAACTGAGAGAACTAAGAAAATGTAGAACTTTAGAACTTGGAATTTTAAgaattattgctttaaaaaagCATAGAGCTTTTGAACCTACAGACCTTGTCATTTTATATCTTTAGTTTGAACCTCATAAATAACAACTGCAGAACGTTATAAGTTAACCTAATATACAGAAGTTATTACTTAAGGAATTTGGGACTTTCGAACTTTGAACTTCAGAAATGTCTACTGCAGAAATTAGAACTTTAGAAGCTAAAACATTATTACTTGGAGAACTTGGAACTTTAAACTTCAAAACTAAGTTCGTAGATAACCTTGAACTTTTTTAACTTTAGAACCTTAAAAGTTATTACTTACAGAACTTGGAACTTTTGAACTTCAGAGATTATTAATGTAGAACAAAGAAATTTGAACTTGAAAATTTAGAGGACTTTACAACTTAGAACATTAGAAGTTTGGAACTAAGTTCGTAGAGAACCTTGAACATTAGAACTTTGAACTTCAGAAATTACAAGTGGCGGATGGCAGAGGACTCCTCCGCCTCAtggcgaactgctccagtaccactggATCGTGTATCCTCAGCGTTGCGATTCTTCGTCAATGGCGAGGGCTCTCTGACGGCACGTCTTCCtccaatcctgggtttcggcaccactgtggcagacaagcctctgcAATCCCTactaaggaggaagcgggaaccggagtGAACAATACACGTAGACTTTaatattcaaaacattttcagcagaacacaaaacatacgtcgacacacacacagctctgtgtgtctctttctctccctctggtgtctctggctcctccttatctctctctcccactgattggggcaactcagtgccaggcatgcatcctcacagcccggccatgccctcctcctcatcacaaacttTAAAACTAAGAACATTAGAAATTAGAAGTTTAGAACTAAGTTCGTAGAGAACCTTGAACATGAGAACTTTGAACTTCAGAAATTAGTTCAAACTTTTTGAACTTTAGAACCTAAAATTTACAGGAGTTATTCCTTAGAGAATTTGGAACTTCAGAACGTCAGATATTACTAATGTAGAACATAGATATTGGAACTTTAAAATCTAAGGAACTTTCAAACTTAAATTAGAATTTAGAAGTTTAGAACAAAGTCCGTAGAGAACCTTGAACATTAGAATTTGGAACTTCAGAAATTACTAATGTAGAACATAGAAATTAGAACTTTACAATTTAGAAAACTTTAAATCTTAGAACTTTAAAACTAAGAACATTAGAAATGAGAAGTTTAGAACTAAGTTCATAGAGAACCTTGAACATGAGAACTTTGAACTTCAGAAATTACAACTTTGAACTTTTTGAACTTTAGAACCTAAAATTTACAGGAGATATTCCTTAGAGAATTTGGAACTTCAGAACGTCAGATATTGCTTATGTGTAACATAGATATTGGAACTTTAATATCTAAGGAACTTTCAAACTTAAATTAGAATTTAGAAGTTTAGAACGAAGTTCGTAGAGAACCTTGAACATTAGAATTTGGAACTTCAGAAATTACTAATGTAGAACATAGAAATTAGAACTTTACAATTTAGAAAACTTTAAAACTAAGAACATTAGAAATGAGAAGTTTAGAACTAAGTTCATAGAGAACCTTGAAAATTAGAACTTCATTATTTTGTTCTGTGAATAACTGTTTTCTCGCTATCCCTTCTGTAGTATGTTTCAGAGGTTGTGATTGGGGCCCCATACGCAGTAGGCAAAGATCTTCTGGATCATTTTAAGGTATGGTACTAAACTGATTGAACTTGAATTAATTGTAGGGAATTTTAAACTACCTTTGAAGTACAGTAAACCGATGTAAACCCCTTCCAGACACAATAAGTGTGAAaatcaatatgaaaaaaatagtgtttgtgtgtgtgattctcACATCATGTTAGATAGTAAATctttagtgtttgtttgtttgtttgtttgtttgtgttcatgtttTGTAATGCTCTGGGACAGCAGCCAGTCTCAAAGGCTTTAGTGACTGACCACTATTTCAGCAATTCTgtgctctttttttctttaaaaacaatctCGAGATTTACTGCTCGGCTCTTAAACCAAAGGCCCCTAGACAGTTACAGAGTTCGAGCATGCATAATAGTTTGGAAGACAGAGATGTTCTTGAAAGAGGGCTTGTGACATTTTCCCAGTCTTAATAAAAGAATACTAAGGatgcacaaatatatatatatacatatatatatatatatatatatatatatatatatatatatatatatatatatatatatatatatatcattttatttttattttttttgcagtgtaaataaTGCACATTTATAATATACATACAGATTTATAATATTGGCCATTGAAGGCAAATTATTGGTTATCTGTATCTGCCAAAGCTTCTGTTTTGATGCATCCCTAAAGAATATAATTCAgcttaaattaaatcaaaattcATAGCACCTCAGATAGTTTcccattttttccccaaaaagagtCAAGTTAAAAAACTGGAAACATCTATACCTTGTAGGTGGATCTGGTGTGCCATGGAAAGACGGAGGTGGTTTCCGACAGAGACGGGACAGACCCGTATGCAGTGAGTAGAGGCCGCTTGTCTTCTTACTCTTCTTCTATTACTAGtcattattttaaatatctaCAACTATTTTCACCTACTTGTTTGCTGTCTTGTCAGGAACCGAAGAATCGAGGTATCTTCCGTGTTCTGGACAGCGGTAACAGTCTCACCACTGACGACATTGTGCAGAGAATCATTGAGAACAGGTAGTTTAATTGATTTAGGGGACGATGTTAGAGGTTCGATTGTTTTGTCCGAACCCGAGTTTGATTCCTCGACTTTGCACATTACATTATTTAGCTATTTTCAAGCGGACTTCATAAAACAGCTTTCACAACAACCAAACGAGCGAAACTTTGGCGTCAAACGAACTCTGGTTCGCACCAAAAGCTCTAGAGTGAAAATGGCTGAAAATGTTGTTCACATGTATTACTTATATTTGCGATCACTCTCTATTTTTGTCCTCTAGGCTGCAATTTGAGGCCAGAAACCAGAAGAAAGAAGCTAAGGAGATGGCTGTTATCGAGGCTATGAAGCATAAAGAAGATTCTGTGAAGACCGGAGGACCTCTGACGAATAATTAACCGTACTGAACTGTCCAAACCGAACAAATCAAAGGCTTCATCTTAGAACCAAAAATATGACCCCAAAACCCTTTGGCCCACTCCAAACCTTGACTTAACTGCTCCACTCTTAacgtttttttaaatgtctaaacCAACTGCGCATTTAAATGAAGATGATGGAGCAACAAGGACTTGTTTTATAAATCGTACGACACTTATTTGATGACAGAAGCACTTTGTTGTGCGGAGAGAGCTGATATGGTACAGTATCTATAAATGGGTTGGCATAGACGTTCTCTTGGAATGAGAGAGAAACATTCAGCAAATTATTTGTGGTGTTTATGAAGGTAATGGGAAGATTGTGTCATTTcaatgctgtttttatttattcgtGATCCATCAAGAAATGTTTGATGAACATTTTTCTAAagtgttttttacattagtatGCATACTTGAAACAGTCAAAAAGCTTTTTAGGATTTTACtttgggattttttattttttctggtttTGTCTTGCTGTTAACTTCCCCCACCCGAGTGAAAGTGACATGTCAAAGTCACAACCAGATTCGTGCTGTACGACTCTCTCAGCTGTTTTAACAGTTTTAATGAGCAACATTAATATTCATTACGTATGTCATCAGAGTGTAATTTCTGTCAATATCAGCTGTGGTTAAACCcagtcaaacttttaaaactcttTGCTTATATAGTTTATGGATCTTGTTTTTATGCAGTTTGACATTTTATGCTTTGTAATGAATGTCAAGGCACCTTGCAATTGTAGCATGTGTTATTTActgcacattcagagtaaattgcTGAGAAAATGTATGTGACACTAATTAAATATCTCTACATTGTAGATATAAGTAGAAATGTTGAGTGACCAATTCTGAATGTACCTGTTAGATGCTGAATGTTGGTGTGTTGTCAGTGTCCTCAGACAATCTTTAATCGATTTAATCTCATCGGAAACCAGAAATCCATACTGTAAATAATCAAAACACATCAAATAATTGCAAACTAGATTGCAGTTTTCACAATAAAAAGTATCGGAACAATTTGATGTCCtttgttttacagtttttaaaaaaaaaaattaagtaacacGTTGCTTAAGCAAAAGTGTTATTAAATCTGTACAATTATGTACTGATTAAGGCAATGAGGATTAAATAGTCACAAGTGTGGAGACACTTGCGTAAATTTGTTTCTGAATTTAAATGATCTTATAAACCCCTttgatgtaaatgtaaatgcttcattttatataatagtttaaataatatatatatattaaacttatttcatacatttattttgagatgaTCCTTGATactatttgatttgatatttgatttatcattatatttatttcatattttgttatttcattTTGTGTATAATATAGAATATCAATAATATAGTAATTTGAGAGTTGATATATGCACATCTTtacacttgcacatgtacatacgtcattctgttatatgtcctattatttgagTCTATacttttatcttgttttatattctgtgtctcactgtaatgttcggtgtgcacttgtttctcctatcaccaaacaaacaaaacattccttgtgtatgtgacttggcaataaagctcattctgattctgattctttacccccttttttatgttaaaaaaaaagtatttgccaatGAGTTAAGAAAATAAGTAGATTTATCCGGTTATtaatatgtttagatattttaatatttaaaaaaaaaaaaaatcttaatccaggcttttgtgttttgttttaccttatttcatttttataattttgtgttcattttatttagtttttctttaatgaatttaattttgttattttatgttcattttattgtgttatttttcttcattctgttttgttttattattttgttcattttatttagttttacttaattgtattattttatgttactattttgttttatcttatttttttctttatgtatAAAGTTGCATATC
Coding sequences:
- the pcyt2 gene encoding ethanolamine-phosphate cytidylyltransferase, producing the protein MIRNGNHAVEEEDKAESSSSSRGGSACSAEKRKRVVRVWCDGCYDMVHYGHSNQLRQAKAMGDYLVVGVHTDEEIAKHKGPPVFMQAERYKMIRAIKWVDEIVEGAPYVTTLATLDKYNCDFCVHGDDITLTVDGKDTYDEVKRMGRYRECKRTQGVSTTDLVGRMLLLTKAHHSNIDNTAYQLHTDNFGKGPKGHSPWTGVSQFLQTSQKIIQFASGKEPEPGDTIIYVAGAFDLFHIGHVDFLETVHKQAKKPYVIVGLHFDQEVNRYKGKNYPIMNVHERTLSVLACRYVSEVVIGAPYAVGKDLLDHFKVDLVCHGKTEVVSDRDGTDPYAEPKNRGIFRVLDSGNSLTTDDIVQRIIENRLQFEARNQKKEAKEMAVIEAMKHKEDSVKTGGPLTNN